The Fragaria vesca subsp. vesca linkage group LG2, FraVesHawaii_1.0, whole genome shotgun sequence genome includes a window with the following:
- the LOC101303091 gene encoding F-box/FBD/LRR-repeat protein At1g13570-like has protein sequence MELDRISSLPSDVIENILSHLPIRVAARTSVLSSKWRYQFAKLQHLGFGCLCRSNIVDHVLLNHIGPISKFRLVQGRVDTADIDRWVLHLSRHPLKEFILLIWVFQERRYDIPSCIFSCQDMIHLRLSSCLLKPPSTFKGFRSLKSLAFTNITMAQDVFERLICAPLLERLTLRYCDGFSQLKIDAPNLQFLDVGGSYEDVSIVNMFNVADVSICFSERGTPSSSGSLIKFFDDLPRLQRLQINWNFFKYLLAGGALLDKLPNKPCLHLKYLCLDDLEDISTALCLIRSSPALERLEISAIHDYRWSFTQLRHVKITGFSCVEADLNFISFLLLSSPMLETMTVDARHYQLDVDIEPLDLAKKLLRLKRASTNLEVIYLDK, from the exons ATGGAGCTGGATAGGATCAGCAGCCTACCAAGTGATGTTATAGAAAATATACTGTCACATCTGCCGATTAGGGTTGCAGCAAGGACAAGTGTTTTGTCAAGCAAGTGGAGGTACCAATTTGCTAAGCTTCAACATCTTGGGTTTGGTTGTTTGTGCCGCTCGAACATTGTTGATCATGTACTCCTAAATCACATTGGCCCCATCAGCAAGTTTCGGCTTGTTCAAGGACGTGTAGACACTGCAGATATTGATCGCTGGGTGCTTCACCTGTCAAGGCACCCGCTCAAAGAGTTCATACTACTAATTTGGGTTTTTCAAGAGCGACGCTATGACATTCCGTCATGCATATTTTCATGTCAAGATATGATTCATTTGAGGTTGAGTTCTTGTTTGTTAAAACCTCCCTCTACATTCAAAGGGTTTAGGAGTTTGAAGAGCCTTGCATTTACAAACATTACCATGGCGCAAGATGTGTTCGAACGTTTGATTTGTGCTCCACTGCTTGAGAGATTGACTTTGAGGTACTGTGACGGATTCAGCCAACTCAAGATTGATGCACCAAATCTCCAGTTTCTTGATGTTGGAGGTTCCTATGAGGATGTGAGTATTGTGAACATGTTCAATGTTGCTGATGTTTCCATTTGTTTCAGCGAAAGAGGTACTCCTAGCAGTTCTGGCAGTTTGATCAAATTTTTTGATGATCTCCCTCGTCTTCAGAGGCTCCAGATTAACTGGAACTTTTTCAAGTATTTATTGGCTGGTGGTGCCTTGCTAGATAAGCTTCCTAATAAACCATGTCTACATCTGAAATATCTATGCTTAGATGATCTGGAAGATATTTCAACTGCTCTTTGCCTTATAAGAAGCTCGCCGGCTCTTGAAAGATTAGAAATTTCTGCTATTCATGATTACCG TTGGTCATTTACCCAACTGCGACATGTGAAAATAACGGGCTTCTCCTGTGTGGAAGCTGACCTTAATTTTATCAGCTTTCTGCTTTTAAGTTCACCTATGCTTGAGACGATGACTGTTGATGCTAGGCATTATCAGCTTGATGTGGATATTGAACCTTTGGATCTAGCAAAGAAGTTGCTTCGTTTGAAGCGGGCATCAACGAATTTGGAGGTAATCTATTTAGACAAATGA
- the LOC101309023 gene encoding gibberellin 3-beta-dioxygenase 1-like: protein MATPADQAAYKDVIPLDFGSVKTLPDSFVWPESDDFYSGTDQPCIPVINLMDPNASQLIIQACETWGVFQLIGHGIPQKLVEDMESQTHRLFALPADQKLKTLRTPGKAIIGYGNPPFQARLSRKLWQEGFTIMGYPVDQARVLWPHDYQGVCDTMDEYQKQVKALAEQLIRIVFKFLSISQEEVDWFDDPTNMCPSAFQLNSYPPCPDPTQALGLPPHTDGSLFTILHSRTEGLQVFKEGVGWITVQPNPEAFIVNLGDVLHIMSNGRFVSVLHRAAVIQKDHRISAAYFYWPPMDFTISPILSKNSADSEQVPKYRSVTLKEYHVIKTKHCQDTLSVIRI from the exons ATGGCTACACCAGCAGATCAAGCCGCCTACAAGGATGTCATCCCCCTCGACTTTGGCTCAGTCAAGACATTACCTGACTCATTTGTGTGGCCTGAATCCGATGACTTCTATTCAGGTACCGACCAGCCTTGTATTCCAGTCATCAACCTCATGGATCCGAATGCGTCACAACTAATTATCCAGGCATGTGAGACATGGGGGGTTTTCCAGTTGATAGGTCATGGGATTCCTCAAAAGCTTGTGGAGGATATGGAGTCTCAGACTCATAGGTTGTTTGCTCTCCCAGCTGACCAAAAATTGAAGACATTGCGGACTCCCGGCAAGGCCATTATCGGATACGGTAACCCGCCGTTCCAGGCCCGGCTTTCCCGTAAACTGTGGCAGGAAGGGTTTACTATCATGGGGTATCCAGTTGATCAGGCTAGGGTGCTTTGGCCTCATGATTATCAAGGGGTTTG TGATACAATGGATGAATATCAGAAGCAAGTGAAGGCTTTAGCAGAGCAACTAATTCGCATCGTCTTCAAATTCTTGAGCATTTCTCAAGAAGAAGTGGATTGGTTTGATGATCCAACTAATATGTGTCCTTCTGCTTTTCAGCTAAATTCTTATCCCCCTTGCCCTGACCCGACTCAAGCTTTAGGTCTACCACCACACACGGACGGTTCCTTGTTTACCATACTCCACTCCCGAACCGAGGGTCTTCAAGTCTTCAAAGAAGGAGTTGGGTGGATTACTGTGCAGCCCAATCCTGAAGCATTCATTGTGAATCTTGGTGATGTACTCCACATAATGTCCAATGGTCGATTTGTTAGTGTTCTTCATCGAGCCGCGGTGATCCAAAAAGACCATCGGATCTCTGCCGCCTATTTCTATTGGCCCCCAATGGACTTCACCATCTCTCCCATCCTCTCTAAGAACTCTGCTGACTCCGAACAAGTTCCTAAGTATCGTTCGGTCACATTGAAGGAGTATCATGTCATAAAGACTAAGCATTGTCAAGATACTCTTTCTGTTATTAGAATTTAA
- the LOC101303394 gene encoding F-box/FBD/LRR-repeat protein At1g13570-like: MEVELDRISNLPEEVIDKILTNLPIKDGARTSVLASNWRYKWAMLPHLVFDARCNSRIANQVLLGHFGPISKFELCQGSKDIRDIDGWILYLSRNHPVNDLKLSFSVRKRYKMPSCMFSCQDIIHLNLTGCLLKPPSTFEGFRSLRSLHFEDVILNQDVFDHMILSCNLLERLTLKDCGGFTQLKIDAPNLLILHCSGVCKDFSTVNALQLAYVYIDLFIPQVHHNSSNVLKFFHFFVSLPMVEGLHISWSFLNYLAAGALPKLHKPCLHLKFLDISMFFDYMEEVSIALCLLSSSPALEILNMEAMGCHNQADVGVVKSWLYKNRICSFTKLRFVKIQRISGVEAQLDFIRFLLISSPVLETMTVVFLPLEPNAADENPDLAVHQHYLDVVTKLLRFRRASPNLEIIYSQP; encoded by the coding sequence ATGGAGGTGGAGTTGGATAGAATCAGCAACTTACCAGAAGAGGTTATAGACAAAATATTGACAAATTTGCCAATCAAGGATGGAGCGAGGACGAGTGTTTTGGCAAGCAATTGGAGGTACAAATGGGCTATGCTTCCACATCTTGTGTTTGATGCTCGGTGCAACTCCAGGATTGCTAATCAGGTGCTCTTAGGTCATTTTGGCCCCATAAGTAAGTTTGAACTTTGTCAAGGATCCAAAGACATCAGAGATATTGATGGCTGGATTCTTTACCTGTCAAGAAACCACCCCGTCAATGACTTGAAACTCAGCTTTTCTGTGAGGAAGCGTTACAAGATGCCTTCGTGTATGTTTTCTTGTCAAGATATAATTCATTTGAATTTGACTGGATGTCTGCTAAAACCTCCTTCAACATTCGAAGGGTTCAGGAGTTTGAGAAGCCTTCATTTTGAGGATGTTATACTGAACCAGGATGTGTTCGACCATATGATTCTTTCTTGTAATCTGCTTGAGAGATTGACTTTGAAGGACTGTGGCGGTTTCACCCAACTCAAGATTGATGCACCCAATCTTCTAATCCTACACTGTTCTGGTGTTTGTAAGGATTTCAGTACTGTGAATGCATTGCAACTTGCTTATGTTTACATTGATTTATTTATCCCACAAGTTCATCATAATTCTAGCAATGTGCTCAAGTTTTTTCACTTTTTCGTTAGCCTGCCTATGGTTGAGGGTCTTCATATTAGCTGGAGCTTTTTGAATTATCTGGCTGCTGGTGCTTTGCCAAAACTACATAAACCATGTCTACATCTGAAGTTTCTTGACATATCCATGTTCTTTGATTATATGGAGGAAGTTTCAATTGCTCTTTGCCTTCTGAGCAGCTCGCCTGCTCTCGAAATACTAAATATGGAAGCTATGGGGTGTCATAATCAAGCTGATGTGGGAGTAGTGAAGTCTTGGCTGTATAAGAACCGGATTTGTTCATTCACCAAACTGCGATTTGTGAAAATACAACGCATATCTGGTGTTGAAGCTCAACTAGATTTTATCAGATTTCTGCTCATAAGTTCACCAGTACTTGAGACAATGACTGTTGTGTTTCTGCCTTTGGAGCCTAATGCTGCTGATGAAAATCCGGATCTAGCTGTTCACCAACATTATTTGGATGTAGTTACAAAGTTGCTGCGGTTCAGACGTGCCTCACCGAATCTAGAGATAATATATTCACAGCCATGA
- the LOC101309312 gene encoding IAA-amino acid hydrolase ILR1-like 6-like, whose product MSSNKILIFTVLLLTSQTVPASPSPSAPGDHSHPISELELDCCLNCKPSPELTSATKNYSRIHRALATASTATSCEVWTTACSESVLSFAKQPENVEWLKRIRRRIHEHPELAFEEVETSRLVRAELDRLDIDYRFPLATTGIRAWIGTGGPPFVAVRADMDALPIQEAVEWEHKSKVAGKMHACGHDAHVTMLLGAAKILKSREHLLKGTVVLIFQPAEEAGNGAKRMIGDGALEDVEAIFAAHVSHEHPTGIIGSRSGPLLAGCGFFRAVITGRTGHGESPHHSVDAVLAAAAAVISLQGIVSREANPLDSQVVSVTAFNGGDKLDMIPNSVVIGGTLRAFSNTSFYHLLQRIEEVIVEQASVYRCSGTVDFFKDKHTIYPPTVNDEKMHEHVRKVAMDLLGPTNFRVVPPMMGAEDFSFYSEVIPAGFFYIGIRNETLGSFHTGHSPYFFIDEDVLPIGAATHATIAERYLIEHG is encoded by the exons ATGAGTTCCAATAAAATATTAATATTTACAGTCCTCCTCCTCACATCTCAGACAGTCCCGGCGTCGCCGTCGCCGTCTGCTCCGGGAGATCACAGTCACCCGATTTCTGAGCTCGAGCTCGACTGTTGCCTAAACTGCAAGCCAAGCCCCGAATTAACCTCCGCCACCAAGAACTACAGCCGCATCCACCGTGCCCTAGCGACTGCATCGACGGCGACGTCTTGCGAGGTCTGGACGACGGCGTGCTCGGAATCGGTGCTGAGCTTTGCGAAGCAGCCGGAGAACGTGGAGTGGCTGAAGAGGATTAGGCGGAGGATCCATGAGCATCCGGAGCTGGCTTTTGAGGAGGTCGAGACGAGTCGCTTGGTTAGGGCCGAGCTTGACAGGTTGGACATCGATTACCGGTTTCCGTTAGCAACCACCGGGATCCGGGCATGGATCGGAACCGGCGGCCCGCCGTTTGTGGCCGTCAGAGCTGACATGGATGCCCTGCCTATTCAG GAAGCCGTAGAATGGGAACACAAGAGCAAGGTCGCCGGCAAAATGCATGCTTGTGGGCACGACGCACATGTGACCATGCTATTAGGTGCTGCCAAGATCTTGAAGAGCCGTGAACACCTTTTGAAG GGGACTGTAGTATTGATATTTCAACCGGCGGAGGAAGCCGGTAACGGCGCAAAGAGAATGATTGGAGATGGGGCTTTGGAGGATGTGGAGGCCATATTCGCAGCTCATGTATCCCACGAGCATCCCACAGGCATTATTGGGTCGAGGTCTGGTCCTTTGCTAGCTGGCTGTGGCTTCTTTAGAGCTGTTATCACCGGAAGGACTGGCCATGGCGAAAGCCCTCACCACTCTGTCGACGCCGTTTTGGCAGCTGCCGCGGCCGTGATCAGCTTACAGGGAATTGTATCACGCGAAGCGAACCCTCTAGACTCTCAG GTGGTGTCCGTTACAGCTTTTAATGGAGGTGACAAGCTTGACATGATACCTAATAGTGTTGTAATTGGTGGGACTCTCAGGGCTTTCTCTAACACAAGCTTCTATCATCTTCTTCAAAGAATTGAAGAG GTAATTGTGGAACAAGCAAGTGTTTACAGATGCTCGGGAACGGTGGATTTCTTCAAAGACAAGCACACCATATATCCACCGACGGTGAACGACGAGAAGATGCACGAACATGTGAGGAAAGTAGCCATGGATTTGTTGGGTCCAACAAACTTCAGGGTGGTGCCGCCTATGATGGGTGCGGAGGACTTCTCCTTCTACTCAGAGGTGATCCCTGCCGGCTTCTTCTACATTGGCATAAGGAACGAGACCTTGGGTTCCTTTCACACAGGCCATTCACCTTATTTTTTCATCGACGAAGATGTTTTGCCTATAGGGGCAGCAACTCATGCCACTATTGCCGAAAGATACCTCATCGAGCATGGTTAA
- the LOC101303675 gene encoding delta-aminolevulinic acid dehydratase, chloroplastic-like yields the protein MASTFVNVGPIKGLDYVGFRPSRPLKLNSGRTQFDPRPLRRLIVRAADGDGQVGKTRMSDAECEAAVVAGNVPQAPPAPPKPAPPAGTPVVPLLPLSRRPRRNRRSPALRAAFQETSLSPANFVYPLFIHEGQEDTPIGAMPGCYRLGWRHGLVEEVAKARDVGVNSIVLFPKIPDALKNATGDEAYNNDGLVPRSIRLLKDKFPDLVIYTDVALDPYSSDGHDGIVREDGVIMNDETVHQLCKQAVSQARAGADVVSPSDMMDGRVGAIRTALDAEGFHHVSIMSYTAKYASSFYGPFREALDSNPRFGDKKTYQMNPANYREAVIEAGEDESEGADILLVKPGLPYLDIIRLLRDSSSLPIAAYQVSGEYSMIKAGGALKMIDEEKVMLESLMCLRRAGADVILTYFALQAARSLCGEKS from the exons ATGGCTTCGACGTTCGTCAATGTGGGACCAATCAAGGGTCTGGATTACGTCGGTTTCCGACCCTCCAGACCTCTCAAGCTCAATTCGGGTCGGACCCAGTTCGACCCAAGACCGCTCCGCCGCCTGATTGTTAGAGCCGCCGACGGCGACGGCCAAGTTGGGAAGACCCGGATGAGCGACGCCGAGTGTGAGGCTGCCGTCGTTGCCGGAAACGTGCCGCAAGCACCGCCAGCGCCGCCTAAGCCCGCCCCGCCAGCTGGCACTCCGGTGGTGCCTTTGCTT CCTCTTAGTCGCCGGCCCCGTCGTAACCGGAGGTCACCGGCGCTCAGGGCGGCGTTTCAGGAGACAAGCTTGTCCCCTGCGAATTTTGTGTACCCACTTTTCATTCATGAAG GTCAGGAAGACACACCTATTGGGGCAATGCCGGGGTGTTATCGGCTTGGGTGGAGACATGGGCTTGTCGAGGAG GTCGCGAAGGCTAGAGATGTTGGTGTTAATAGCATTGTGCTCTTCCCCAAAATCCCAGATGCTTTGAAG AATGCAACAGGTGATGAAGCCTATAACAATGATGGTTTAGTGCCTCGATCAATCCGGTTGCTTAAGGACAAGTTCCCTGATCTG GTAATCTACACTGATGTTGCTCTAGATCCATATTCCTCAGACGGCCATGACGGTATTGTTAGGGAAGATG GAGTTATAATGAATGACGAGACTGTACATCAATTGTGTAAACAAGCTGTTTCTCAG GCCCGAGCTGGAGCAGATGTGGTTAGTCCGAGTGATATGATGGATGGTCGTGTAGGAGCTATTCGAACTGCTCTTGATGCTGAAGGTTTTCATCATGTTTCTATCATGTCCTATACAGCCAA GTATGCGAGTTCATTCTATGGTCCATTTAGGGAAGCACTGGACTCAAATCCACGTTTTGGTGACAAGAAAAC TTATCAGATGAACCCAGCAAATTATAGAGAGGCTGTGATTGAGGCAGGTGAAGATGAGTCTGAAGGAGCTGATATCCTCCTG GTGAAACCTGGTCTGCCATATCTAGATATCATAAGATTACTCCGGGATAGCTCTTCTTTGCCAATCGCTGCATATCAG GTTTCTGGTGAGTATTCAATGATCAAGGCTGGTGGTGCTCTCAAAATGATTGATGAAGAAAAGGTTATGCTGGAATCCCTGATGTGTCTACGAAGGGCTGGTGCTGACGTTATCCTCACATACTTTGCCCTGCAAGCTGCCCGAAGTTTATGTGGTGAGAAGAGCTGA
- the LOC101309603 gene encoding two-component response regulator ARR9-like, translating into MEVMKSLSDVADSKQQQEQQQQQQQQQEQQQQQQQQQHFHVLAVDDSVIDRKLLERLLKGSSYKVTCVDSGDEALKYLGLVDHDYLKSADSSSSTPPSPQQQSSELEGSKVINLIMTDYCMPGMSGYDLLKRVKGSSWKDIPVVVMSSENVPSRINMCLEEGAEEFLLKPLQISDLKKLQPYLLKTLDQPSCNSSTDSSNEDIGDDDDDHNGQSNISEEINKGSMMNNTNASSISKRKAVSTETSERIPKMKGLVVA; encoded by the exons ATGGAGGTGATGAAGTCATTATCAGATGTTGCAGACTCCAAGCAACAACAGGAACAGCAGCAGCAGCAGCAACAACAACAAGAACAGCAGCAGCAGCAGCAACAACAACAACATTTCCATGTTTTGGCCGTAGATGACAGTGTTATAGATAGGAAGCTATTGGAGAGGCTCCTTAAAGGTTCTTCATACAAAG TGACTTGTGTGGACTCTGGGGACGAAGCTCTCAAATATCTGGGTTTGGTTGATCATGATTACCTAAAATCTGCAGATTCTTCTTCATCCACTCCCCCATCTCCTCAGCAGCAGTCATCAGAACTAGAG GGCTCAAAAGTCATCAATCTGATCATGACAGACTACTGTATGCCCGGGATGAGCGGCTATGATTTGCTGAAAAGGGTCAAG GGATCTTCTTGGAAAGATATACCAGTCGTAGTTATGTCTTCAGAGAATGTTCCTTCAAGAATTAACAT GTGCTTGGAAGAAGGTGCTGAAGAGTTTCTCTTAAAGCCACTTCAGATATCAGACTTGAAGAAGCTTCAGCCTTACTTGCTCAAAACCCTTGACCAACCTTCTTGTAACAGTAGCACTGACAGTAGTAACGAGGATATTGGTGATGATGATGATGATCACAATGGCCAAAGCAACATCAGTGAGGAGATCAATAAGGGTAGCATGATGAATAATACTAATGCAAGTAGTATTAGCAAGAGGAAGGCAGTGTCAACTGAAACATCGGAGCGAATACCCAAGATGAAAGGTTTAGTTGTAGCATAG